From one Mytilus galloprovincialis chromosome 13, xbMytGall1.hap1.1, whole genome shotgun sequence genomic stretch:
- the LOC143057113 gene encoding uncharacterized protein LOC143057113 isoform X1, with product MGMRYCKSSSFTGSFTGTFTGTFTSTFTGTFTGTFTGTFTGTFTSTFTGTFNWYIHWNIQLVHSLVQLLVHSLVQLLLHSMVHSLVHSLVHSLVHSLVHSIGTFTGTFTGTFTSTFTGTFTGTFTGTCTNTFTGTFTGTFTGTFTCTFTGTFTSTFTGTFNWYIHWYIQLVHSLVHSLVHTLVHLLLHSLVHLLVHPLVHSLVQLL from the coding sequence ATGGGAATGAGGTATTGTAAATCTAGTTCATTCACTGGTTCATTCACTGGTACATTCACTGGTACATTCACTAGTACATTCACTGGAACATTTACTGGTACATTCACTGGTACATTCACTGGTACATTCACCAGTACATTCACTGGTACGTTCAATTGGTACATTCACTGGAACATTCAATTGGTACATTCACTGGTACAGTTACTGGTTCATTCACTGGTACAGTTACTGTTACATTCAATGGTACATTCACTGGTACATTCACTGGTACATTCACTGGTACATTCACTGGTACATTCAATTGGTACATTCACTGGTACATTCACTGGTACATTCACTAGTACATTCACTGGAACATTTACTGGTACATTCACTGGTACATGCACTAATACATTCACTGGTACATTTACTGGTACATTTACAGGTACATTCACTTGTACATTCACTGGTACATTCACTAGTACATTCACTGGTACATTCAATTGGTACATTCACTGGTACATTCAATTGGTACATTCACTAGTACATTCACTGGTACACACGCTGGTTCATTTACTGTTACATTCACTGGTTCATTTACTGGTTCATCCACTGGTACATTCACTGGTACAGTTACTGTAA
- the LOC143057113 gene encoding uncharacterized protein LOC143057113 isoform X2, with protein sequence MVHLLLHSMVQLLVHSLVHLLVHSLVQFGTFTGTFTVTITGSFTGTFTGTFTGTFTGTFTSTLTGTFPGTVTGTFTGTVTGTFTGSFTGTFTGTFTGTFTGTFSSTFTGTFTVSN encoded by the coding sequence ATGGTACATTTACTGCTACATTCAATGGTACAGTTACTGGTACATTCACTGGTACATTTACTGGTACATTCGCTGGTACAGTTTGGTACATTTACTGGTACATTCACTGTTACAATTACTGGTTCATTCACTGGTACATTCACTGGTACATTTACTGGTACATTCACTGGTACATTCACTAGTACATTAACTGGTACATTCCCTGGTACAGTTACTGGTACATTCACTGGTACAGTTACTGGTACATTCACTGGTTCATTTACTGGTACATTCACTGGTACATTCACTGGTACATTCACTGGTACATTCTCTAGTACATTCACTGGTACATTCACTGTTTCAAATTAG